A region from the Afifella aestuarii genome encodes:
- the cysT gene encoding sulfate ABC transporter permease subunit CysT codes for MRGRARTWRKRSVLPGFGLSLGFTIAYLGLVVLVPLAALVIKSAGLGAAEFWRLASDPRTLAALRLSFGAALVAASINAVFGALIAWVLVRYRFFGRRFLDAVIDLPFALPTAVAGIALTSLYAPNGWVGQFLQPLGLKVAYAPAGIVVALTFVSLPFVVRTVEPVLGEIDRELEEVAATLGATRRQTIFKVIVPALVPALLTGFALALARAVGEYGSVIFIAGNIPYVSEIAPLLIVIRLEEFDYAGATAVAAVMLAIAFVMLFVINLLQAWSRRRFGYGS; via the coding sequence ATGCGCGGGCGCGCTCGGACCTGGCGGAAGCGAAGCGTTCTGCCGGGTTTCGGTCTCTCACTCGGCTTCACGATCGCCTATCTGGGGCTCGTCGTTCTGGTGCCGCTTGCGGCTCTCGTTATCAAAAGTGCGGGCCTCGGCGCGGCCGAATTCTGGCGTCTCGCCAGCGATCCACGCACGCTCGCGGCCTTGCGCTTGAGTTTTGGCGCAGCGCTTGTCGCCGCTTCAATTAATGCCGTCTTCGGTGCCCTGATTGCCTGGGTCCTGGTGCGCTATCGCTTTTTCGGACGCCGGTTTCTCGATGCCGTCATCGACCTGCCTTTTGCCCTGCCGACGGCGGTGGCGGGCATCGCGCTCACCTCGCTTTATGCGCCGAACGGCTGGGTCGGGCAGTTTCTACAACCGCTCGGATTGAAGGTCGCCTATGCGCCGGCGGGCATCGTCGTCGCACTCACCTTCGTCAGCCTGCCCTTCGTCGTCCGCACCGTCGAACCGGTCCTCGGAGAGATCGACCGCGAGCTCGAAGAGGTTGCCGCAACGCTCGGAGCCACGCGGCGGCAGACGATCTTCAAGGTGATCGTGCCGGCCCTGGTGCCGGCGCTCCTGACCGGGTTCGCACTCGCGCTTGCCCGGGCTGTCGGCGAATACGGCTCGGTCATCTTCATCGCCGGGAATATTCCCTATGTATCTGAGATCGCGCCGCTTCTGATCGTCATACGACTGGAGGAATTCGATTACGCCGGGGCGACGGCGGTCGCCGCGGTGATGCTTGCGATTGCTTTTGTCATGCTCTTCGTCATCAATCTGCTTCAGGCGTGGAGCCGCAGGAGGTTCGGCTATGGCAGCTGA
- the cysW gene encoding sulfate ABC transporter permease subunit CysW codes for MAAELSGASLRVSRPVRRGRPATTEAPAVRAALIGLVFVFLGFFLVMPLVAVFVEALRGGISTYLAAVVEPDALAAIRLTLLVAAIAVPANMVFGIAAAWAVAKFEFKGKSLLVTLIDLPFSVSPVISGLVYVLLFGAQGLLGPFLDAHGVEIIFAVPGIVLATIFVTFPFVARELIPLMQEQGSGDEEAALSLGASGFATFLLVTLPNVKWALLYGVLLCNARAMGEFGAVSVVSGHIRGLTNTMPLHVEILYNEYSFAAAFAVASLLALLALFTLALKTFLEWRFAGAIAAERAH; via the coding sequence ATGGCAGCTGAATTGTCGGGCGCGTCGTTGAGGGTCTCGAGGCCGGTGCGGCGGGGCCGACCGGCCACGACGGAGGCGCCCGCCGTGCGCGCGGCACTGATCGGCCTCGTCTTCGTCTTTCTCGGCTTCTTTCTCGTGATGCCGCTTGTCGCCGTCTTCGTGGAAGCGCTGCGCGGGGGCATCTCCACCTATCTTGCGGCGGTCGTCGAACCGGATGCGCTCGCCGCCATCCGGCTGACGCTGCTGGTGGCGGCGATCGCGGTGCCGGCCAATATGGTTTTCGGGATCGCGGCCGCCTGGGCCGTCGCCAAGTTCGAGTTCAAGGGCAAAAGCCTGCTCGTCACGCTGATCGATCTGCCGTTTTCCGTCTCGCCGGTGATTTCCGGCCTTGTCTACGTGCTTCTCTTCGGGGCGCAGGGGCTTTTGGGTCCCTTTCTCGACGCGCACGGCGTGGAAATCATCTTCGCGGTGCCGGGCATCGTTCTCGCGACGATCTTCGTCACCTTTCCCTTCGTGGCGCGCGAGCTCATTCCGCTCATGCAGGAGCAGGGGAGTGGCGACGAAGAAGCCGCGCTGTCCCTTGGTGCGTCCGGCTTTGCGACCTTTCTGCTCGTCACGCTGCCGAACGTGAAATGGGCGCTTCTCTACGGCGTTCTCCTCTGCAACGCCCGCGCCATGGGCGAGTTCGGGGCCGTCTCCGTCGTCTCCGGACACATTCGCGGGCTCACCAACACGATGCCGCTGCATGTGGAGATCCTCTACAACGAGTACAGTTTCGCGGCCGCATTCGCCGTCGCCTCGCTGCTCGCTCTCCTGGCGCTTTTCACCCTTGCCCTGAAGACCTTCCTGGAATGGCGTTTCGCCGGTGCGATCGCCGCTGAACGCGCGCATTGA
- a CDS encoding sulfate/molybdate ABC transporter ATP-binding protein, whose translation MDIVLQNISKAFDDYPAVHDISLAIRSGELIALLGPSGSGKTTLLRLIAGLEFLDRGRILFGEEDASAKSVQERNVGFVFQHYALFKQMNVADNVGFGLRVRPRGSRPGRTEIRRRALELLDLVQLSGLEKRFPMQLSGGQRQRVALARALAIEPAVLLLDEPFGALDAKVRKELRRWLRDLHERTGHTTVFVTHDQEEALELADRVVVMNAGRVEQVGTADDIYDAPASPFVHGFIGESSSLPVTLSGGAILVAGRPSGLVGAGAGAARLFFRPGHVEMLRPGEHGIVGVVTGSRRLTDRRRLEIAVGGNHPVEIDVPSLAETSSGVETGSEVIFRPREFRLYGESETAPRRAA comes from the coding sequence ATGGACATCGTTCTTCAAAACATCTCCAAGGCGTTCGACGATTATCCGGCGGTGCACGATATTTCGCTCGCCATTCGCTCGGGCGAGCTCATCGCGCTCCTCGGACCTTCGGGCTCCGGCAAGACGACGCTTCTGCGCCTCATCGCCGGGCTCGAATTTCTCGATCGCGGCCGCATCCTCTTCGGCGAGGAAGATGCCTCGGCCAAGAGCGTGCAGGAGCGCAATGTCGGCTTCGTCTTTCAGCATTATGCGCTCTTCAAGCAGATGAATGTCGCCGACAATGTCGGTTTCGGCCTCCGGGTGCGCCCGCGCGGAAGCCGGCCCGGCCGAACGGAAATCCGGCGTCGCGCCTTGGAGCTTCTCGATCTCGTGCAGCTTTCGGGGCTCGAAAAGCGCTTTCCGATGCAGCTGTCCGGTGGGCAGCGGCAGAGAGTGGCGCTGGCGCGGGCGCTCGCGATCGAGCCGGCCGTTCTCCTGCTGGATGAACCTTTCGGTGCGCTCGATGCCAAGGTGCGCAAGGAGCTGCGCCGCTGGCTGCGCGATCTGCATGAGCGGACCGGCCATACGACGGTCTTCGTCACGCATGATCAGGAAGAGGCGCTGGAGCTTGCCGACCGCGTCGTGGTGATGAATGCCGGGCGTGTCGAGCAGGTCGGCACGGCAGACGACATCTACGACGCGCCGGCTTCGCCCTTCGTGCACGGCTTCATCGGCGAATCCTCAAGCCTCCCGGTGACTCTCTCAGGCGGTGCCATCCTCGTTGCGGGGCGCCCGAGCGGGCTTGTCGGCGCAGGGGCGGGCGCCGCACGGCTCTTCTTCCGGCCCGGCCATGTGGAGATGCTCCGGCCGGGCGAGCACGGCATTGTGGGCGTGGTGACGGGAAGCCGGCGTCTCACCGATCGCAGGCGGCTCGAGATTGCGGTCGGCGGCAACCATCCCGTCGAGATCGACGTGCCTTCGCTTGCGGAGACGAGCAGTGGCGTGGAGACGGGAAGCGAGGTGATCTTCCGCCCGCGTGAATTCCGGCTTTACGGGGAAAGCGAGACCGCTCCCCGGCGCGCGGCCTGA
- a CDS encoding HlyD family secretion protein: protein MFNFLRSFSTILAVTIGLLGICVVLYAWRLPPFTSAVEVTENAYVRGPVTMIAPQVAGYVTEVPVQDFETVEKGDLLVQLDDRIYRQKLEQARAELDAQTAALANSEQSRHSAEAKLRSTQAQLAGKKAALQQAEADWKRVEPLVDRGVVNKASGDESRSRRDQAQAAYDEAKAEIEVARQELQSTIVNRASLKAAVEGAEAAVHLAEIDLDNTHITAPAGGRLGQVGTRIGQYVSTGTQLVALVPESIWVVANFKETQVAKMRVGQPVTFTVDALEGASLSGHIERFSPATGSEFSVIKSDNASGNFTKVAQRLPVRIAIDPDQPLSERLAPGMSVVATVDTAAKSTPEIADENDRPTSEKASAKKPVRLGRTESRAGGARLETN from the coding sequence ATGTTCAATTTTCTGCGCTCCTTTTCGACAATCCTCGCCGTCACGATCGGCCTCCTCGGCATCTGCGTCGTGCTCTATGCCTGGCGGCTGCCGCCCTTCACCAGCGCCGTGGAGGTGACCGAGAACGCCTATGTGCGTGGACCGGTGACGATGATCGCCCCGCAAGTGGCGGGCTATGTCACCGAGGTTCCGGTACAGGATTTCGAGACCGTCGAGAAAGGCGATCTCCTCGTCCAGCTCGATGATCGCATCTACAGGCAGAAGCTCGAACAGGCGCGTGCGGAGCTCGATGCGCAGACGGCGGCGCTCGCCAATTCCGAGCAGAGCCGGCATTCCGCCGAAGCGAAACTCCGCTCCACGCAGGCGCAGCTCGCCGGCAAGAAAGCGGCCCTCCAACAGGCGGAGGCGGATTGGAAGCGGGTCGAACCCCTCGTTGATCGCGGCGTCGTCAACAAGGCGTCGGGCGACGAAAGCCGCTCAAGGCGCGATCAGGCGCAGGCCGCCTACGATGAAGCCAAGGCGGAGATCGAAGTGGCGAGACAGGAGCTGCAATCGACCATCGTCAACCGCGCGTCTCTGAAGGCCGCCGTCGAAGGCGCGGAAGCCGCCGTGCACCTTGCCGAAATCGACCTCGACAACACCCACATCACCGCCCCGGCAGGCGGGCGTCTCGGTCAGGTCGGCACGCGCATCGGCCAATATGTCTCCACCGGCACCCAGCTCGTCGCCCTCGTGCCGGAGAGCATCTGGGTCGTGGCGAACTTCAAAGAGACCCAGGTCGCCAAAATGCGCGTCGGCCAGCCGGTGACCTTCACCGTCGACGCGCTCGAAGGCGCCAGTCTTTCAGGCCATATCGAGCGCTTTTCGCCGGCCACGGGGTCGGAATTCAGCGTCATCAAATCCGACAACGCCTCCGGAAACTTCACCAAGGTGGCGCAGCGCCTGCCCGTGCGCATAGCCATCGACCCGGACCAGCCTCTGTCCGAACGCCTTGCGCCCGGAATGTCGGTGGTGGCGACGGTCGACACCGCAGCCAAGAGCACACCCGAAATCGCCGACGAAAACGATAGACCAACCTCGGAGAAAGCCTCCGCCAAAAAGCCGGTCAGGCTCGGCCGCACGGAATCCAGAGCCGGAGGAGCGCGTCTGGAAACCAATTGA
- a CDS encoding MFS transporter gives MPYVPKHPARAAAYIATSALLGITQGLGTQMVGANLFQIQGSIGATQSETMWLMAAYMAPYASLALALVKLRRQFGLRRFAELSIFVFVVVALLNSFARDLQSAVILRFIAGISAAPLSALSILYMMEVLPREKKLTIGVSFAMTNLTLAMPIARLISPTLFDIDQWHGLTTFELGLSMICFCGVYMLPLTSPPQAKVVDPLDFVSYPLIAVGSGCMAVFLTLGRVYWWFERDWLGWLLVISIASLTLAAVIELNRKYPLVDIRWICSPPILHFAGALIIFRTVLAEQSAGIRGLFSQLDVTNAQAMPLYWVVFACVLAGGALSAMVLKPGREPAIHAVALAALAAGAYLDGQSTNLTRPEQLMVSQGLVAFGGALFLPAAMARGFVAAFKKGPNYILSFVVVFLSTQSLGSLFGSALFGTFVQIREKFHSEALIEGLKSTDPIVAERISQLAGSYAGVLGDHALIKAEGAALLSRATSREAYILAYNDTFLAVSALAATALLALTIHVAVVWLMKQRQPASAPQTQPA, from the coding sequence ATGCCCTATGTGCCGAAACATCCGGCACGGGCGGCCGCCTATATCGCGACCTCCGCACTTCTCGGCATCACCCAGGGCCTCGGCACGCAAATGGTCGGGGCCAATCTTTTCCAGATCCAGGGCTCGATCGGCGCGACCCAGTCGGAGACGATGTGGCTGATGGCCGCCTATATGGCGCCTTACGCCTCGCTGGCCCTCGCGCTCGTGAAGCTGCGCCGCCAGTTCGGCCTGCGCCGCTTCGCCGAGCTTTCCATCTTCGTCTTCGTCGTCGTGGCGCTTCTCAATTCTTTTGCGCGCGACCTTCAGAGCGCCGTCATCCTGCGTTTCATCGCCGGCATCTCGGCCGCGCCCCTCTCCGCCTTGAGCATCCTCTACATGATGGAGGTCCTGCCGCGCGAAAAGAAGCTGACGATCGGCGTCTCCTTCGCGATGACGAACCTCACTCTGGCCATGCCGATCGCCCGGCTCATTTCGCCGACGCTCTTCGACATCGACCAATGGCACGGCCTGACGACGTTCGAGCTCGGCCTGTCTATGATCTGCTTTTGCGGCGTCTACATGCTGCCTCTCACCTCGCCGCCCCAGGCGAAGGTCGTCGATCCGCTCGATTTCGTCAGCTATCCGCTCATCGCCGTCGGCTCCGGCTGCATGGCTGTCTTCCTGACGCTAGGTCGCGTCTATTGGTGGTTCGAGCGCGACTGGCTCGGTTGGCTCCTGGTCATCTCGATCGCCTCGCTCACGCTCGCCGCCGTCATCGAGCTCAACCGGAAATATCCGCTCGTCGATATCCGCTGGATCTGCAGCCCGCCGATCCTGCATTTCGCCGGCGCACTCATCATTTTCCGCACCGTGCTCGCCGAACAATCGGCCGGCATTCGCGGCCTTTTCAGCCAGCTCGACGTCACCAACGCGCAGGCCATGCCGCTTTACTGGGTGGTCTTCGCCTGCGTGCTCGCCGGCGGCGCGCTTTCGGCCATGGTCCTGAAACCGGGGCGCGAGCCCGCCATTCACGCCGTCGCCCTCGCAGCGCTCGCTGCCGGCGCCTATCTCGACGGTCAATCGACCAATCTCACCCGGCCCGAGCAATTGATGGTCAGTCAGGGTCTCGTCGCCTTCGGCGGCGCCCTTTTCCTGCCGGCGGCCATGGCCCGCGGCTTTGTCGCCGCCTTCAAGAAGGGCCCGAACTATATCTTGAGCTTCGTCGTCGTTTTCCTGTCGACGCAGAGCCTCGGAAGCCTCTTCGGATCGGCGCTCTTCGGAACCTTCGTGCAGATCCGCGAGAAGTTTCACTCCGAAGCGCTGATCGAAGGTCTGAAATCGACCGATCCGATCGTTGCCGAACGCATCTCCCAGCTTGCCGGAAGCTATGCCGGCGTGCTCGGCGATCACGCACTTATCAAGGCGGAAGGCGCCGCCCTTCTCTCCAGAGCGACGTCCCGCGAGGCCTACATCCTCGCCTACAACGACACCTTTTTGGCCGTCTCCGCGCTCGCCGCGACGGCTCTTCTCGCACTCACGATCCACGTCGCCGTGGTCTGGCTGATGAAACAGCGACAGCCCGCCTCGGCGCCTCAAACCCAGCCTGCGTAA
- a CDS encoding MarR family winged helix-turn-helix transcriptional regulator gives MPLSQNSPTHDAFIEAVTNVTRKLRTRFDAMAKSRGLTFSRARLFVLLSRHEGASQAELADLLEVEQPSMVRLVDGLEKCGLIERQAAEEDRRSKHIYLTDAGREKAGEILSFARELKATVLEGIEAEELRKATLTLQKVAANIAAQS, from the coding sequence ATGCCGCTGTCCCAGAACTCCCCCACGCATGACGCGTTCATTGAGGCCGTCACCAACGTCACGCGCAAGCTGCGCACCCGCTTCGACGCCATGGCCAAGAGCCGAGGCCTCACCTTTTCTCGCGCGCGGCTCTTCGTGCTTCTCTCCCGTCACGAAGGGGCGAGCCAGGCGGAGCTTGCCGACCTTCTTGAAGTCGAACAGCCGAGCATGGTCCGCCTCGTCGACGGTCTGGAAAAATGCGGCCTCATCGAACGACAGGCGGCCGAAGAGGATCGTCGCTCCAAGCACATCTATCTGACGGATGCCGGCCGCGAAAAAGCCGGTGAAATCCTCTCCTTCGCGAGAGAATTGAAGGCCACGGTGCTGGAAGGCATCGAAGCCGAAGAGCTGCGGAAGGCGACGCTCACGCTGCAAAAGGTCGCCGCCAATATCGCGGCGCAGTCGTGA
- a CDS encoding MarR family winged helix-turn-helix transcriptional regulator: MSPDALRATTLDAQICFALYSASSRMTKLYRPLLEPLGLTYPQYIAMLAMWEKAPRSVGSLKETLGLDFGTLSPLLKRLEAQGLVDRRRDPEDERRVIVDLTEAGRALRVPASKVPEEIVCRVGLPRETMVSLRATLRQLNAALDENDAPKA, from the coding sequence TTGTCGCCCGACGCGCTTCGGGCGACGACCCTCGATGCGCAGATATGCTTTGCGCTCTATTCCGCGTCGAGCCGGATGACGAAGCTCTACCGGCCGCTCCTGGAGCCTCTCGGCCTCACCTACCCGCAATACATCGCCATGCTGGCTATGTGGGAAAAGGCGCCCCGCTCCGTAGGCAGCCTCAAGGAGACGCTCGGTCTCGATTTCGGCACCCTGAGCCCCCTCCTGAAGCGGCTGGAAGCGCAGGGGCTCGTCGACCGCCGCCGCGATCCGGAAGACGAACGCCGCGTCATCGTCGACCTCACCGAAGCCGGACGGGCTCTGCGCGTGCCGGCCTCGAAAGTGCCGGAAGAAATCGTCTGCCGTGTCGGCCTTCCGCGCGAGACCATGGTGTCGCTGCGCGCGACTCTGAGACAGCTCAACGCAGCGCTCGACGAAAACGACGCGCCAAAAGCCTGA
- a CDS encoding organic hydroperoxide resistance protein, with amino-acid sequence MKVMYETEARAVGGRQGHAETPDGLLSVDLATPKEMGGQGGATNPEQLFAAGYAACFESAMRFLAGKKKLPLKGASVTVKVRLGAVSETAFGLDVDLIAETEGLDRKAAEDLVASAHEGCPYSRAIKGNVNVAITVEAK; translated from the coding sequence ATGAAAGTCATGTACGAAACCGAAGCCCGTGCCGTTGGCGGCCGCCAGGGCCACGCGGAGACGCCGGATGGCCTCCTCAGCGTCGATCTCGCAACTCCGAAAGAGATGGGCGGACAAGGCGGGGCGACGAATCCGGAGCAGCTTTTTGCCGCCGGTTATGCCGCATGTTTCGAAAGCGCCATGCGCTTCCTCGCCGGCAAAAAGAAGCTTCCCTTGAAAGGCGCATCGGTCACCGTCAAAGTGCGCCTGGGTGCGGTGTCAGAGACCGCTTTCGGGCTCGATGTCGATCTCATCGCCGAGACGGAAGGCCTCGACCGAAAAGCGGCCGAGGATCTCGTCGCGTCGGCGCATGAGGGATGCCCTTATTCGCGAGCCATCAAAGGCAATGTGAACGTGGCGATCACCGTCGAGGCGAAGTGA
- a CDS encoding MarR family winged helix-turn-helix transcriptional regulator has translation MIEKAPYPFEHPLNALVLEVFRLNGALIASGDALVRPLGLTSARWQVMGSVAQGRGGFSVAQLARNMGLTRQSVQRIVDELVGDGVFELADNPHHKRAKLVRLTEKGEALFADATARWLPHADDLAAVLAPGELARLTELLAQLRARLEQGPISGGGR, from the coding sequence ATGATTGAGAAAGCTCCTTATCCCTTCGAACATCCGCTCAATGCCCTGGTGCTGGAAGTCTTCCGGCTGAACGGGGCGCTGATCGCCTCAGGCGATGCGCTCGTCCGGCCGCTTGGGCTGACGAGTGCCCGCTGGCAGGTGATGGGCTCAGTCGCGCAGGGGAGGGGCGGGTTTTCCGTGGCGCAGCTTGCCCGAAACATGGGTCTCACGCGTCAATCGGTGCAGCGCATCGTCGATGAGCTGGTCGGCGACGGCGTCTTCGAGCTTGCCGACAACCCGCATCACAAACGGGCGAAACTCGTGCGGCTGACCGAAAAGGGGGAAGCGCTCTTTGCTGACGCGACGGCCCGCTGGCTGCCGCATGCCGACGATCTCGCCGCCGTTCTCGCACCCGGCGAACTCGCGCGGCTTACGGAACTCCTGGCGCAACTCAGGGCCCGCCTGGAACAGGGACCCATTTCTGGAGGTGGAAGATGA
- a CDS encoding PRC-barrel domain-containing protein, with protein MLNRKILMAGLFVAPLFIAGAAGAQTSGKMPAPEDSATGNATQNAAAGLDIYVEVDDDNATVPRLNVRVGELEDMKIYGADGNVIGEIDDALGTPDGAVKAVSVEVGGFLGIGDKEAIVPLDELQLDGLRLTLPLSKNQIEDLPEWNEG; from the coding sequence ATGCTGAACCGCAAGATCCTCATGGCCGGCCTCTTTGTGGCGCCGCTGTTCATAGCCGGTGCCGCTGGCGCGCAGACGAGCGGCAAGATGCCGGCGCCTGAGGATTCCGCCACCGGCAACGCAACACAGAATGCCGCTGCAGGCCTCGACATTTATGTGGAGGTCGATGACGACAACGCCACCGTGCCGCGCCTCAACGTGCGCGTCGGCGAGCTTGAGGACATGAAGATCTATGGGGCCGACGGCAATGTGATCGGCGAGATCGACGATGCGCTCGGCACGCCGGATGGTGCGGTCAAGGCCGTGTCGGTGGAAGTTGGCGGCTTTCTCGGTATCGGCGACAAGGAAGCGATCGTGCCGCTCGACGAGCTTCAGCTCGACGGCCTGCGTCTGACCCTGCCGTTGAGCAAGAACCAGATCGAAGATCTGCCCGAATGGAACGAGGGGTAA
- a CDS encoding PAS domain-containing methyl-accepting chemotaxis protein, with product MAFLRNMNALSDQFAALSRSQAIIEFELDGTIVTANENFLKTMGYTLEEIKGRKHAIFVEEKERESKAYREFWDRLRRGEFFSAEFKRITKSGKDVWIQASYNPILGRDGKPYRVMKLASDITESKLKSFDHEGQLAAIHKAQAVIEFETDGTIITANQNFLKALGYELSEIEGKHHKIFMEASALASPSYQAFWEALRRGEFQAGEFKRIGKGGKEVWIQASYNPIFDSECRVIKVVKFATDRTVQVKDRMRRAKAQEVIDVDLSEILKAVEHANRQASTAASASEETSTTVQAVASGAEEMAASVAEISRRVTDALAISIEAVKQADETNRIVSGLATSAQKIDHIVDLINNIAGQTNLLALNATIEAARAGEAGKGFAVVAAEVKDLAGQTAKATGEISTQISEVQGSTSSAVSAIEAISQIINQVKEISSGISAAVEQQASVTREISSNMHTAAQGVSEITQSMSQIASSAAQIDQATRQVKEVSQSIAA from the coding sequence ATGGCTTTCCTTCGCAACATGAACGCTTTGAGCGACCAGTTCGCCGCCCTCAGCCGCTCGCAGGCGATCATCGAGTTCGAGCTCGATGGCACGATCGTTACGGCCAACGAAAATTTCCTGAAGACGATGGGTTATACCCTGGAGGAAATTAAGGGCCGCAAGCACGCGATCTTCGTCGAGGAAAAAGAGCGCGAAAGCAAAGCCTATCGGGAATTCTGGGATCGCCTGCGGCGCGGAGAATTCTTCTCCGCTGAGTTCAAGCGCATAACCAAAAGCGGCAAAGACGTTTGGATCCAGGCCTCCTACAATCCGATCCTGGGACGCGATGGGAAGCCCTACCGCGTGATGAAGCTTGCGAGCGATATTACCGAATCGAAGCTCAAGAGCTTCGACCACGAAGGCCAGCTCGCCGCCATTCACAAAGCTCAGGCGGTCATCGAGTTCGAAACCGATGGCACCATCATCACAGCCAATCAGAATTTTCTCAAAGCTCTCGGCTACGAGCTCTCGGAGATCGAGGGAAAGCACCACAAGATTTTCATGGAGGCCTCCGCGCTCGCCTCTCCGAGCTACCAGGCCTTCTGGGAAGCGCTGCGCCGCGGCGAGTTCCAGGCCGGCGAATTCAAGCGCATCGGCAAGGGCGGCAAGGAAGTCTGGATCCAGGCTTCGTACAATCCGATTTTCGACAGCGAATGCCGCGTCATCAAAGTGGTGAAATTCGCCACCGACCGCACGGTGCAGGTCAAAGACCGGATGCGCCGAGCCAAGGCGCAGGAAGTCATCGACGTCGACCTCAGTGAAATCCTGAAGGCGGTCGAGCACGCCAATCGTCAGGCGTCGACGGCGGCGTCCGCCTCGGAAGAAACCTCGACGACCGTTCAGGCCGTTGCCTCCGGCGCCGAAGAGATGGCCGCCTCTGTCGCTGAGATCAGCCGCCGTGTCACCGACGCGCTCGCCATTTCGATCGAAGCGGTCAAGCAGGCGGACGAGACCAACCGGATCGTGTCCGGACTTGCCACCTCCGCGCAGAAGATCGACCACATCGTCGACCTCATCAACAACATTGCTGGCCAGACAAACCTTCTCGCCCTCAACGCCACGATCGAAGCGGCACGTGCCGGCGAAGCCGGCAAGGGCTTTGCTGTTGTCGCCGCCGAAGTGAAGGATCTCGCCGGCCAGACCGCCAAGGCGACGGGCGAGATCAGCACGCAGATCAGCGAAGTGCAGGGATCGACCTCGAGCGCCGTCAGCGCCATCGAAGCGATCTCCCAGATCATCAATCAGGTGAAGGAAATCTCGTCCGGCATCTCGGCGGCCGTCGAACAGCAGGCCTCCGTGACGCGCGAGATCTCCTCCAACATGCACACCGCGGCTCAGGGCGTCTCAGAGATCACGCAGTCCATGTCGCAGATCGCATCGAGCGCCGCGCAGATCGATCAGGCCACGCGCCAGGTCAAGGAAGTCTCGCAGTCGATCGCGGCCTGA
- a CDS encoding CAP domain-containing protein produces MFHSALLTARAVSLALLLAFAGVFDTAAAQTPAQTAAQTAVRTPAARPNQMDALRQESLRLVNEARSEAELPPLTLSETLNQAAQAHARDMLERNYYSHDTPEGRTVMDRYQAAGGNPGRLVAENIARCRGCAVPAGRAAVEKLHEGWMQSPEHRANILRKGLTEYGFGLAENADGRRYAVQDFAGPGTPQTIASDANAGTTEPLTPEAQTELAAKLVNEARSGGKSVSADKSLVATASEMMPETLKGASLDDLRNLQTALPEETSFRRFRVVAGSCSGCGTEATDADVRFFLEQWLKNDDYRAMLLNGDLTGIGLVIAADGEGKKMAVAVLAGE; encoded by the coding sequence ATGTTTCATTCCGCCCTCTTAACCGCACGCGCCGTTTCGCTCGCGCTTCTCCTCGCCTTCGCCGGCGTCTTCGATACCGCTGCGGCCCAGACACCGGCCCAGACAGCGGCCCAGACAGCGGTCAGGACACCGGCCGCGAGACCGAACCAGATGGATGCTCTGCGGCAGGAGAGCCTGCGTCTCGTGAACGAGGCCCGCAGCGAGGCCGAGCTTCCTCCGCTCACGCTGAGCGAGACGCTGAACCAGGCGGCACAGGCGCATGCCCGCGACATGCTGGAGCGCAATTACTACAGCCACGACACACCCGAGGGGCGCACCGTCATGGATCGCTATCAGGCGGCCGGCGGCAATCCCGGCCGGCTCGTTGCCGAAAACATCGCGCGCTGTCGCGGCTGCGCAGTTCCTGCTGGCCGGGCCGCGGTTGAGAAGCTCCATGAAGGCTGGATGCAAAGCCCCGAACACCGGGCCAACATTCTGCGCAAAGGCCTCACGGAATACGGCTTCGGCCTGGCGGAAAACGCCGATGGCCGCCGCTACGCGGTGCAGGATTTCGCCGGTCCCGGCACACCGCAGACGATTGCATCAGATGCTAACGCAGGAACAACCGAGCCGCTCACGCCAGAGGCTCAAACGGAGCTGGCCGCGAAGCTCGTCAACGAGGCCCGTTCAGGCGGCAAGAGCGTCTCCGCCGACAAATCTCTGGTGGCGACCGCCTCCGAGATGATGCCCGAGACACTGAAGGGCGCATCGCTCGACGATCTTCGCAACCTCCAGACCGCCTTGCCGGAAGAGACGAGCTTTCGGCGTTTCCGCGTGGTGGCCGGGAGCTGCAGCGGGTGCGGGACAGAGGCGACCGACGCCGATGTCCGCTTCTTCCTCGAGCAATGGCTCAAGAACGACGACTACCGAGCCATGCTTCTCAATGGTGATTTGACGGGGATTGGACTGGTCATCGCAGCCGATGGTGAGGGCAAGAAGATGGCCGTTGCGGTTCTTGCCGGTGAATAG